CAGTATTCTCTTTACTCATGAAATGTTTCAAACTTGGAACATTGGTCTTCACATAGTCTCCAAGGATTTCCTGCTTTAATACATCCCCTGCAATAGTGGATACAACAAAAAGCCTTCTCACTtagtaaaataaactttttccaAAATGCATATCATACATAGTTAGAGGGATGAAACCACAAAAAGatttataactaaattaaaaggggTAGAACAAGAATTCCTATTAATTTGGAATTTATATCTTAGAATcttttgatttataattaacaattaataacaTTGAATAGACAGCAACGGATCTATCTGATCATTCACCTCCATATAACTTCTCTACTGCTTTCACGACGGTTTGTGTAACTACATCATATGGAATGAATGAAAGCTGGAAACAGTCCTTTGCAATGATGAAGCAAGAAGGTCTAACTGGTGCTACATCTGGCAATTGTAGAAGTACACCACCTACTTTGCTCAAAATCATCGGATCCCTGGCAAACCATCCTAGATGTAAAGATGAGGAACAAGAAAATGAGTACCGAGAAGAAGCGCTCAACAGCTGGTGGAGCTATAATTTCAAAACCACTACTTGTACACCATATCACTAGGAGATGAAAtgtagaaaaggaaaaattcaaacttaaaaTTTGGAGGAAAAAATTCACAGCTAACTTCGTATTGCTATATATCATGAATACCTTCTAACCAGATAACTAGAGAAAAACAAGTACTAGAACCGTGAGGTAAATGTTTTACATAAATTGTTATGTAAATTTCAGAGCACCGGATTGAGAAAGAAACTCATTCACTGTGAAGTTTAAGAGAAACTGATAACTAACTCCCTTAGAGACTATCTAATCACTATTTCATCATGATACGTTTAggctttaaaataaaaattatgaaatgtaGAGATTTAACACAGTCATCAAGTTAATGGATTATTACCCACAGTGTCAAAACTTTGTGCCATAGGGATAACTCCTGATATTGGGATAGCACCATGAGAAGGACGAAAACCAAAAATCCCGCAGTATGATGCGGGCACTCTTACACTCCCTCCGGTATCAGTTCCTATGAGCCATTCAAAGTATTAATCAAATGATGCCAAAATGAAACTCAACGGAAAACAAGAATAGCTCACTGTTGAGAAAAACGTAGCAGCACTTGaagttattaacaaaattttgacaaaaaataaCCGATGGAAGGGAAGAATAAAACACCTAATGAGAAATCAACAAGCTTTGCACCAACTGCAACAGCAGAGCCACTAGAAGATCCTCCAGGAACTCGGTCTGCTGCACAAGGATTTCTAGGCGTTCCATAATGTATATTCTCCCCGTTTATACTGCCACAAAAGAGTACTCGGTCATGTGAGTAGAAGAAATATGGTGTTCAATATATGCACATATCTGagacaaaaaatacaaataataagtCATTTTTTATAAGGTGAAAGCTCAATAAGAATGAACAGAAGTGAGAAACTATCCATTTAAATGAAGTGCAACCTTACTTTCGTACTTTTGAGACATCTTAATTATTGGGGAACCTTATCCTTTCCATATGATCTACATAGTGATTGAAAGCTAAGAAAGTTATATTACTTCCAACTCTAAGATTTATCCTAACAAATCAGTCTACACCAAAATGGTAGATAATAGTCACCCCTTGAACATTAAATCTAGTCATAAAAGaagataattttcttttgagaatATGACCATTGAAATTTAACTGTCCAGGTCTCTTGTGATATAGACAAGAGTCAATTTCTTCTCAAACCATCAAGTTAAGTTTTCTCTCGTAGTTAAGAAAATATGGAATTTCtgttatttgatgttttaaccGTAGCAACAATTCTttctattgaataaaaaaatttgcacTTCCGATTCTAAAATCGAAGAAAATAATCATGTTTGAAAAGTTGTCTGTACTAAAAAATTTCATCTAACTTTTACACAAAGAATAATTCGAATCACCTGACCTCCTACTTTGTTGTAACACCAATGATTTCTTCATCTTTTATGGCAACGTGCTTTCCATTGCCTACTTTAAATTTTGAGGCAAATGAAATAGCTACGTTACTAACAGAAACTTTTCTATCTTCAGTTATATGATTGTCGCAACCGTTGTCCAAATGTCATAAGTTATTATGCTTTTTGAGTTGTCTTTGAACAAGCAAAGAACTCACTTAGTTCACCATTTTATGCTTTTGCAAACGAATGGTGCTGGTGATTGCCAAAGTGACATGATCGTTCTTACATATTCCAGACCACTTTATGCTTCTACAATGTTATAAGAGATTCCACACCATTTTATGcgactaaaattataattgttgaCATGATTGTTATAATGACAAGCCATACCATTTTACAAGCCACGGTGTTACAAAGTCACAAGTCAGAACTCATACCATGGAAGTCACATGCcacaaaataaagataaaccATACTATTCTACAAGTCACAGATTCCATACTAATTATTGTGACTTGTGACATGATTGTTATAAAGACAATTTCTTTGTAAGCATAACATTGTGCCTTATTTTTATTccaacaatatttttcttcataattgttctTCTTACAGATTCTATACCATTTGTTTGATCTCCAATATTTCCACTTCTGCTATCATAGCTTCTTCCTGTTTCACTTTcgtttctttctcttcctctacCTCTTCCAAATTTGTCACCTATAGAATAGTCACCACTATTTGTTGATTCATTTTTAGATGATACCATGATTTTGGATTGAAACATGTTTCAATTGACTTTTCGATGTGTTGTAACAATTTTTCTCACAGGATCTAAGTGATTGCATCAATCCATGAACAACCATTGTTAACAAGTCATTAGTTTCTTTTATGACAACCCACCATATGATCAAATTGTTCTGTcaaactaaaacaaattcaGTGATAATTCTTTGATCATCGATCGTATCTCCATGGAACTTCATTTGATTCACCGATTCACACAATCTATCTAAGTATTCATTCaaactttccttttctttcatctttttcattcgCAGAATCTCTCTCTCCAAGAGATTGAATCTTGTCTGTCCTCACTTTGGAATCTCTTTCAAATTCTTGTTAAAAAGTTTCTCATTTCCTTTGTTATTTTCCCTCACAATCTTCGAAAATCTGGGTAGTGAGACTCCTCCCTCAATCATCTGAAAAAACTCTAGCTTATGtgattttcttcttcaatgttGCATGTTTTATACCCTATTTTGTATTAGTTTAAAAGGTTCTGCAGCTCCGGTACCCCTCTGTTGGTGGTATGCAGAAGGGATGTTGGAATCTAGTATTCAACGAACTAAGTTTTGTGGTGAATGCTATAGAAGTTACATGTATAAAGAATACTATAAATATTACTGAATAATCTTAAAAGGTTTTCATTAAGCATTAAATTTCTACTAAGTAGGCGCATCATTAAATGTTGTTTGGAACTACAGAACAGGTCCCTATGGGTTTTGGAATGAGCCAAAATATGAGCATAAAAAAAACCGAACCTGTAAGCCATTTCATCCATGACAGTTTTTCCAACACAAGTGGCACCTGCTCCGAGGAGAGCCAAAACTGTTGGAGCAGTAGAAGTGGCCACCGGATGAGTCCTTGCCCAGTCAGGATTTCCGAAGCCTGTCACATATCCTTCCACGTCAAATCTGTTCGACACAAAAACCTCCTTCAAGTTCAACTCGCAGAAGCATAGTCAAAGTCTAGCTGACTTAGACGTCAGCAAAAGTGGATTTTTGACAACAGAAATGCTGTGGTTCGAAAGGAAAAATGCATACATCTCTTTGATAGCGAAGGTGAGTGAATTGAGGGGAAGATCGGGAGCAGAATTTGGTGGTAAAGTGAATTTCTCCATGAATGCTCCGTAGTCATCTGAAGCTGTCTCCATTCCTGTTGTAAGTTCCTCTTTCACGTTTACAAACCACTAATGGATGGTAAGCTAGTAGATTGAAGAGCATCTCAATTCAGAATAAATTTCATAGCATTGTGTTCTACTCTACGATTCTTGTAAAGATAAGGCTAAACTTTGATTGGTCAATCCAAATATCAGTCGCACAACATTTGTTTTCTACTAACCAaccatttaatatattttattttgcacaCCATTCATTCAATCATTTTCTTGTACTCCTTGCCCACTTTTTCTACTTCAAGTTTAaaaaaccattttattttatttttcacttctgGCACATTCATTCATTTGTACTATTATCCTCCACAGTTTTTAGTTTTTCCAactgtgagattgttgaaacCTACGCACTTTATTCacttcattttaaatttctcgCACCATT
This genomic interval from Vigna radiata var. radiata cultivar VC1973A chromosome 8, Vradiata_ver6, whole genome shotgun sequence contains the following:
- the LOC106771813 gene encoding amidase 1, coding for METASDDYGAFMEKFTLPPNSAPDLPLNSLTFAIKEIFDVEGYVTGFGNPDWARTHPVATSTAPTVLALLGAGATCVGKTVMDEMAYSINGENIHYGTPRNPCAADRVPGGSSSGSAVAVGAKLVDFSLGTDTGGSVRVPASYCGIFGFRPSHGAIPISGVIPMAQSFDTVGWFARDPMILSKVGGVLLQLPDVAPVRPSCFIIAKDCFQLSFIPYDVVTQTVVKAVEKLYGGDVLKQEILGDYVKTNVPSLKHFMSKENTDQIFNIPSLSALSSAMRLLQRYEFKNNHGEWITAVKPDLGPGISERVSDALRTTGENIDTCYSVKRELHDALAALLGDFGVLMIPTVPGPPPKLQTNTSELEIFRARAFSLLSIAGVSGFCQVSIPLGMYNNLPLSISLVARHGADKFLLHLVESLYASIKE